Proteins from one Streptomyces sp. NBC_00390 genomic window:
- the sigJ gene encoding RNA polymerase sigma factor SigJ — MAEPAVFEKQRSRLWGIAYRITGSVADAEDAVQETWLRWQSLPDGEADDPRAYLTAVVSRICYDRLGSARARRESYIGTWLPEPVVTDAAGGGAAQGPHDQEGRVALDDSVGVALLTVLERLTPAERTAFILHDVFAVPFPEIADVVGRTPDSVRQLASHARRRVRAETPRRSADRDEHRRTVEAFLAAVTGRDFEGLLELLDPEVVWRSDGGGKVTAARLPILGDEKVARFTQRITREFEPETMRVLVRDVNGAPGLVFVDPASAQAVVFAFTVHEGRVTEIDAVVNPDKLRHLDLESL; from the coding sequence ATGGCCGAGCCGGCCGTATTCGAGAAGCAGCGCAGCCGGCTGTGGGGCATCGCCTACCGCATCACCGGTTCCGTCGCGGACGCGGAGGACGCGGTGCAGGAGACCTGGCTGCGCTGGCAGTCGCTGCCCGACGGCGAGGCGGACGACCCCCGCGCGTATCTGACGGCCGTCGTGAGCCGTATCTGCTACGACCGGTTGGGCTCCGCCAGGGCGCGGCGCGAGTCGTACATCGGTACCTGGCTGCCCGAGCCTGTGGTCACGGACGCGGCGGGCGGCGGCGCGGCGCAAGGGCCACATGACCAAGAGGGCCGAGTCGCGCTGGACGACTCCGTGGGCGTTGCCCTGCTCACCGTGCTGGAACGGCTCACACCGGCCGAGCGCACCGCCTTCATCCTCCACGACGTCTTCGCCGTGCCGTTCCCCGAGATCGCCGACGTGGTGGGGCGCACACCCGACTCCGTACGGCAGCTGGCCTCGCACGCCCGCCGTCGCGTCCGGGCCGAGACCCCACGCCGTTCGGCCGACCGCGACGAACACCGCCGGACGGTCGAGGCGTTCCTCGCGGCCGTGACGGGCCGGGACTTCGAGGGGCTGCTCGAGCTCCTCGACCCCGAGGTCGTATGGCGCTCGGACGGCGGGGGCAAGGTCACGGCGGCCCGGCTGCCGATCCTCGGCGACGAGAAGGTCGCGAGGTTCACCCAGCGGATCACCCGCGAGTTCGAGCCGGAGACGATGCGTGTGCTCGTACGGGACGTCAACGGCGCCCCCGGCCTGGTCTTCGTCGATCCGGCGAGCGCGCAGGCCGTCGTCTTCGCCTTCACCGTGCACGAGGGACGCGTCACGGAGATCGACGCGGTCGTCAATCCGGACAAGCTGCGCCACCTGGACCTGGAGAGTCTGTGA
- a CDS encoding TetR/AcrR family transcriptional regulator → MNDTAPRRRGRPARTQAAGPGAQERILDAARTEFAERGYDKTTMRGIAKAAGVDAALVHHYFGTKDDVFAAAIEVSFEPTLVVPQILGQGKEGIGERLARFFIGVWENPATRAPLLAIIRSALTHEAAAKVLRGFVLRRLLERVAAELDVPDPQFRAELAASHMVGIAILRYLIEVEPLASADPEEIVAMVAPTLQRYLTEP, encoded by the coding sequence GTGAACGACACGGCTCCGCGCCGGCGCGGCCGGCCCGCTCGTACCCAGGCGGCAGGGCCCGGCGCGCAGGAGCGGATTCTCGACGCGGCCCGCACCGAGTTCGCCGAGCGTGGCTACGACAAGACGACCATGCGTGGTATCGCCAAGGCCGCCGGGGTCGACGCGGCTCTCGTCCACCACTACTTCGGTACGAAGGACGACGTCTTCGCGGCCGCCATCGAGGTCTCCTTCGAGCCGACGCTGGTCGTCCCGCAGATCCTGGGTCAGGGCAAGGAGGGCATCGGCGAGCGGCTGGCCCGCTTCTTCATCGGTGTCTGGGAGAACCCGGCGACCAGGGCGCCGCTGCTCGCCATCATCCGCTCGGCCCTCACCCACGAGGCGGCGGCGAAGGTGCTGCGCGGCTTTGTGCTGCGGCGGCTGCTGGAGCGGGTGGCGGCGGAGCTGGACGTACCGGATCCGCAGTTCAGGGCGGAGCTGGCCGCGTCGCACATGGTGGGGATCGCGATCCTGCGCTATCTGATCGAGGTGGAGCCGCTGGCGTCGGCGGATCCCGAGGAGATCGTGGCGATGGTGGCCCCGACGCTCCAGCGGTATCTGACCGAACCCTGA
- a CDS encoding sugar phosphate isomerase/epimerase family protein, whose product MAEPVVRIPDAKVVLSTASVYPESTATAFEIAARLGYDGVEVMVWTDPVSQDIEALRRLSDYHEVPIHAVHAPCLLITQRVWSTDPWVKLQRAQVAAQKLGASTVVVHPPFRWQRQYARDFVSGIWRMANETDVRFAVENMYPWRYRDREMLAYAPDWDVTKEDYRHFTIDLSHTATSRTDTLAMVDRMGDRLGHVHLADGKGSAKDEHLVPGRGDQPCAELLERLARTGFDGHVVIEVNTRRAMSAAEREADLAEALAFTRLHLASASSSHVPGS is encoded by the coding sequence GTGGCAGAACCAGTGGTGCGCATCCCGGATGCGAAGGTTGTCCTGTCGACGGCTTCTGTCTATCCGGAGTCGACGGCGACAGCCTTCGAGATCGCCGCGCGCCTCGGTTACGACGGCGTCGAGGTCATGGTGTGGACCGACCCCGTGAGTCAGGACATCGAGGCGCTGCGCCGGCTCTCCGACTATCACGAGGTGCCGATCCACGCCGTCCACGCGCCGTGCCTGCTGATCACCCAGCGGGTCTGGTCCACGGACCCCTGGGTGAAGCTGCAGCGGGCACAGGTGGCGGCACAGAAGCTGGGGGCGTCGACCGTCGTCGTGCATCCCCCGTTCCGCTGGCAGCGCCAGTACGCCCGCGACTTCGTGAGCGGCATCTGGCGGATGGCGAACGAGACGGACGTCCGGTTCGCCGTGGAGAACATGTATCCATGGCGCTACCGGGACCGCGAGATGCTCGCCTACGCCCCCGACTGGGACGTCACCAAAGAGGACTACCGGCACTTCACGATCGACCTGTCGCACACGGCCACGTCCCGTACGGACACCCTGGCCATGGTCGACCGGATGGGCGACCGGCTCGGGCACGTCCACCTCGCGGACGGCAAGGGCTCCGCGAAGGACGAGCACCTCGTGCCCGGCCGGGGCGACCAGCCGTGCGCCGAACTGCTGGAGAGGCTGGCCCGTACCGGATTCGACGGGCATGTCGTCATCGAGGTCAACACCCGGCGGGCCATGTCCGCCGCCGAACGCGAGGCCGACCTCGCCGAGGCGCTGGCCTTCACCCGGCTGCACCTGGCGTCGGCGAGTTCGTCGCACGTTCCCGGCTCATGA
- a CDS encoding serine/threonine-protein kinase: MPPLRSTGPFPEAEHPEYAGQYRLEAVLGTGGMGIVHLATSASGLRLAVKVIHAEHASDTEFRARFRQEVAAARRVSGAFTAPVVDADPEAERPWMATLFIDGPTLAERVKRNGPLDAQELRRAGAGLAEALRDIHRAGVVHRDLKPSNVLLAPDGPKVIDFGISRPSDSDLRTETGKLIGTPPFMAPEQFQRPREVGPAADVFALGAVLVHAATGRGPFGSDSPYIVAYQVVHNEPHLAGVPADLEPLLRRCLAKDPADRPTPDEVMVALRASSPSTSYDTQAYIPVPRMPDPRESVAGAEPAGPAPGRSEPPEVREQAKPAESGKSRRRRLRWAAVGAALAVLVTAGIVVLGADPGDRPPGNGPAGRLTVQKFRPWSVAMRGSDDENRTPFCTAGGPALFCTAPGIKAARLRPADGRTLWSEPAEPAGPAQGTPPVHDDGLLYVTSGGGLLEALDTESGKVLWDLDVSAYATVRHAGDVILLVTDGGLVRAVDAGTGKERWSRRHGGPGAQWFSAPGDAKGPVVAVTLSRDGTSTLVRAVDPVRGGEQWQKRLPGVLTPVGLTDGTLTLLVSDKNGFTNAVVRLETGGGERAVRRIPLSAPVDQAQATVAGDIVHISGFGGSLLALDTTRTKNAQLWRLETGVTYLSPPTAGGGSVFVSAGDGRLLAVDARRGSLVGQTRPRMDDGRHTFASTLAAPVVTAAWVYATAPDGSVFAVRTADPARW, translated from the coding sequence ATGCCGCCGCTGCGCAGCACCGGGCCATTCCCGGAAGCGGAGCATCCGGAATATGCCGGGCAGTACCGCCTCGAGGCGGTACTGGGCACCGGGGGCATGGGCATCGTCCATCTGGCCACCTCCGCCTCCGGGTTGCGGCTCGCAGTCAAGGTCATTCATGCCGAGCATGCCTCGGACACGGAGTTCAGGGCACGTTTCCGGCAGGAGGTCGCGGCGGCCCGCCGTGTCAGCGGCGCGTTCACGGCACCGGTCGTCGACGCCGACCCCGAAGCCGAACGGCCCTGGATGGCCACGCTGTTCATCGACGGTCCGACCCTCGCCGAGCGGGTGAAGCGGAACGGACCGCTGGATGCGCAGGAGTTGCGGCGGGCGGGTGCGGGGCTCGCCGAGGCGCTGCGCGACATCCATCGCGCCGGTGTGGTGCACCGCGATCTCAAACCCAGCAATGTGCTGTTGGCGCCCGACGGCCCCAAGGTCATCGACTTCGGCATCTCCCGCCCTTCCGACAGCGATCTGCGCACGGAGACGGGCAAGCTGATCGGTACGCCGCCGTTCATGGCGCCCGAGCAGTTCCAGCGGCCGCGCGAAGTCGGACCCGCGGCCGATGTGTTCGCGCTGGGCGCGGTGCTGGTGCATGCGGCGACAGGGCGCGGCCCGTTCGGCTCGGACAGCCCGTACATCGTGGCCTACCAGGTCGTCCACAACGAGCCCCATCTCGCGGGCGTCCCCGCCGATCTCGAACCGCTGCTGCGGCGCTGCCTGGCGAAGGACCCGGCGGACCGGCCGACGCCCGACGAGGTGATGGTGGCCCTGCGGGCGTCCTCGCCCTCGACGTCGTACGACACCCAGGCCTACATACCCGTACCGCGGATGCCGGATCCGCGCGAGAGCGTGGCCGGGGCGGAGCCCGCCGGCCCGGCACCGGGCCGATCGGAGCCGCCCGAGGTACGTGAGCAGGCGAAGCCGGCGGAATCGGGGAAGTCGCGGCGCAGACGGCTCCGGTGGGCGGCTGTCGGCGCTGCCCTGGCTGTGCTGGTCACCGCCGGGATCGTCGTCCTGGGCGCCGATCCCGGCGACCGCCCGCCCGGCAACGGGCCTGCCGGCCGGCTCACGGTGCAGAAGTTCCGGCCGTGGAGCGTTGCCATGCGGGGCTCCGACGACGAGAACCGGACACCGTTCTGCACCGCGGGCGGACCCGCGCTGTTCTGCACCGCACCGGGAATCAAGGCGGCCCGCCTGCGTCCGGCCGACGGCCGGACGCTCTGGTCCGAGCCCGCCGAACCCGCGGGGCCCGCCCAGGGCACACCGCCCGTCCACGACGACGGTCTCCTGTACGTCACCTCCGGCGGCGGTCTGCTGGAGGCGCTCGACACGGAGTCCGGCAAGGTGCTCTGGGACCTCGACGTCTCCGCGTACGCGACGGTCCGGCACGCGGGCGACGTCATCCTGCTGGTGACGGACGGCGGGCTGGTGCGCGCCGTCGACGCGGGCACGGGCAAGGAGCGCTGGAGCCGTCGGCACGGCGGCCCGGGCGCCCAGTGGTTCTCGGCTCCCGGCGATGCGAAAGGGCCGGTCGTGGCCGTCACGCTGTCACGGGACGGCACCTCCACGCTGGTGCGGGCGGTGGACCCGGTGCGCGGCGGCGAGCAGTGGCAGAAGCGGCTGCCCGGGGTGCTGACCCCGGTGGGGCTCACGGACGGAACGCTGACACTGCTCGTCTCCGACAAGAACGGCTTCACCAATGCCGTCGTACGGCTCGAGACGGGCGGCGGGGAGCGGGCTGTACGCCGCATCCCGCTGTCCGCGCCGGTCGACCAGGCGCAGGCGACGGTGGCAGGGGACATCGTCCACATCAGCGGGTTCGGGGGCTCGCTCCTCGCCCTGGACACCACGCGGACCAAGAATGCCCAGCTCTGGCGGCTGGAGACCGGGGTCACCTATCTGTCGCCTCCGACCGCGGGCGGCGGCAGCGTGTTCGTGTCGGCCGGGGACGGGCGGCTGCTCGCCGTGGACGCGAGGCGCGGCAGCCTCGTGGGGCAGACCAGGCCCCGGATGGACGACGGGCGGCACACCTTCGCCTCCACGCTGGCCGCACCGGTGGTCACCGCCGCGTGGGTCTACGCCACCGCTCCGGACGGCTCCGTCTTCGCGGTCCGCACTGCGGACCCCGCCCGCTGGTGA
- a CDS encoding BACON domain-containing protein: protein MTSSRLEPPTHSTGAHRAHRRTSRTASGRPPARYEPYLDGLFTYCLSVLCDHDAATSVLGDVLAVAERQHSRCPRGEAERKAWLYALARWACRRRMAEQRRKRQGAHSGRPAAPDPATTAPGVPPHTAERRRTELALLAWPEAAGTTPEQREALELAVRHGLAAREVASVLGMDVESARDLLAGAACEVERTRAALAVVETGDCPSVAGLTGDHQVLLSATLRRELVRHVDDCPRCRRAAERAGAVGPWPGSAAAPATLPLVEAGRTAAYMAMLHVPRGRSGGPRFGPGGFPLDPKDHAARRDRLRARAVTTTVVAAVVAAPVLALWAAYRGAPLTGEAHEGPVISAGDPDAAGGMESDPYDHYEYAGNASAEPDPRFSAGRRSPDVSVEVISAGTPPPPTSPGQPAPGRLSVEARPAGDSTRITLTASGGSPVSWSVWTDASWLYASRSYGTLHPGETITLYVVVDHDREPSGRWLAHIGVDPSGAVVAVRGQGATNPPPTPPGPDPTPPSSPPPASQEPEPTPSEPSGPPPSSPAPDPSDPDPSPPTEPGTPDQGPPPAN from the coding sequence GTGACGAGCAGCAGGCTGGAACCCCCGACGCACTCCACCGGCGCACACCGGGCGCACCGGCGCACGTCCCGTACCGCTTCCGGACGCCCGCCCGCCCGTTACGAGCCGTACCTGGACGGCCTGTTCACCTACTGCCTGTCCGTACTGTGCGACCACGACGCGGCCACCTCCGTCCTCGGCGATGTGCTCGCCGTCGCCGAGCGCCAGCACAGCCGCTGCCCCCGGGGCGAGGCCGAGCGGAAGGCATGGCTGTACGCGCTCGCCCGCTGGGCCTGCCGCCGCCGGATGGCCGAACAGCGGCGCAAGCGGCAGGGCGCGCACAGCGGCCGTCCTGCTGCCCCCGACCCGGCGACCACCGCGCCCGGCGTCCCGCCGCACACCGCCGAGCGCCGTCGCACCGAACTCGCGCTGCTGGCCTGGCCGGAAGCCGCCGGCACCACCCCCGAACAGCGCGAGGCACTCGAACTGGCCGTCCGCCACGGCCTCGCCGCCCGCGAGGTCGCGTCCGTCCTCGGCATGGACGTGGAATCGGCACGCGACCTGCTCGCCGGCGCGGCCTGCGAGGTGGAGCGCACCCGGGCCGCCCTGGCCGTCGTGGAGACCGGCGACTGCCCGTCCGTGGCGGGGCTCACCGGCGACCATCAGGTGCTGCTGTCCGCGACCCTGCGCCGGGAACTCGTACGCCACGTCGACGACTGCCCGCGTTGCCGCCGTGCAGCCGAGCGCGCGGGCGCGGTCGGGCCGTGGCCCGGCTCGGCCGCCGCCCCGGCCACGCTGCCCCTGGTCGAGGCGGGCCGGACCGCCGCGTACATGGCGATGCTGCATGTACCGCGGGGCCGTTCGGGCGGGCCGCGCTTCGGGCCCGGCGGCTTCCCGCTCGACCCCAAGGACCATGCGGCGCGGCGGGACCGGCTGCGGGCGCGTGCGGTGACCACGACCGTCGTGGCCGCGGTCGTGGCGGCACCGGTGCTGGCGCTCTGGGCCGCCTACCGGGGCGCGCCGCTGACCGGCGAGGCACATGAAGGGCCCGTCATCAGCGCCGGCGACCCGGACGCGGCGGGCGGCATGGAGAGCGATCCGTACGACCACTACGAGTACGCGGGGAACGCCAGCGCCGAGCCCGACCCGCGGTTCTCGGCCGGCCGCAGGTCACCGGACGTCTCGGTCGAGGTGATCAGCGCCGGGACGCCCCCGCCGCCGACCTCTCCCGGGCAGCCGGCCCCCGGCAGGCTGTCCGTCGAGGCACGGCCGGCCGGTGACAGCACCCGCATCACACTGACCGCGTCCGGCGGCTCCCCGGTCAGCTGGTCGGTCTGGACGGACGCGTCGTGGCTCTACGCGAGCCGTTCCTACGGCACGCTCCACCCTGGCGAAACGATCACGCTGTACGTCGTCGTCGACCACGACCGCGAGCCCTCGGGCCGCTGGCTCGCGCACATCGGCGTCGACCCGTCCGGCGCGGTGGTCGCCGTTCGCGGCCAAGGAGCCACGAACCCGCCGCCCACCCCGCCCGGCCCCGACCCGACGCCCCCGTCCAGCCCTCCGCCGGCCTCACAGGAGCCGGAGCCGACGCCGAGCGAGCCGTCGGGCCCGCCACCGTCCTCGCCCGCCCCCGACCCGTCGGACCCGGACCCGAGCCCGCCGACGGAGCCCGGGACGCCGGACCAGGGACCGCCGCCCGCGAACTGA
- a CDS encoding dihydrofolate reductase family protein, which translates to MSNVISGMSMSLDGFVTGPGDTRANPLGLGGERLHRWLCDMTESDEQVLGDMVRNVGAVVMGRHSYDVCEGEGGWGDGGPVGKVPCFVLTHRPPDPGDVAAPDVFTFVADGIEAAVRQAKAAAGALDVGVHGASVARQALNAGLLDEIHTTLVPVLLGSGKRLFDGVDGPVELRRTWSVQSADVTHLRFVVLR; encoded by the coding sequence ATGAGCAATGTCATCTCGGGGATGTCGATGTCCCTGGACGGGTTCGTCACCGGGCCTGGGGACACCCGTGCGAACCCGCTGGGCCTGGGCGGCGAGCGGCTGCACCGGTGGCTGTGCGACATGACGGAGTCGGACGAGCAGGTACTCGGCGACATGGTGCGCAATGTCGGGGCCGTCGTCATGGGCCGGCACTCGTACGACGTGTGCGAGGGCGAGGGGGGCTGGGGCGACGGCGGGCCGGTCGGCAAGGTGCCGTGCTTCGTCCTCACCCACCGTCCGCCGGATCCCGGGGACGTGGCCGCCCCGGACGTGTTCACCTTCGTCGCGGACGGTATCGAGGCAGCCGTCCGGCAGGCGAAGGCAGCCGCCGGGGCTCTGGACGTCGGTGTGCACGGCGCGAGCGTCGCCCGGCAGGCGCTGAACGCGGGCCTCCTCGACGAGATCCACACCACCTTGGTGCCGGTCCTGCTCGGCTCCGGAAAGCGGCTGTTCGACGGCGTCGACGGGCCGGTGGAACTGCGCCGGACCTGGTCGGTCCAGTCCGCGGACGTCACACATCTGCGCTTCGTGGTCCTGCGCTGA
- a CDS encoding peptidase codes for MAVDEVQNAADGAGTHAAGTAESLGSKRYPVAPGVRLNVRTGPGTNYQLIRVLPIGASVPINCQKPGESVTGPYGTTNIWDCIGNGQFVSDAFVQTGSDGYVTIRCS; via the coding sequence ATGGCTGTTGACGAGGTACAGAACGCTGCCGACGGTGCCGGGACCCATGCCGCGGGCACGGCCGAGTCGCTGGGATCCAAGCGCTACCCGGTCGCGCCGGGCGTCCGGCTGAACGTGCGCACCGGCCCGGGCACCAACTACCAGCTGATCAGGGTGCTGCCGATCGGCGCCAGCGTCCCGATCAACTGCCAGAAGCCGGGCGAGTCCGTCACCGGGCCGTACGGCACCACCAACATCTGGGACTGCATCGGCAACGGCCAGTTCGTCTCGGACGCCTTCGTCCAGACGGGCAGTGACGGCTACGTCACGATCCGCTGCTCCTGA
- the ilvD gene encoding dihydroxy-acid dehydratase codes for MPELRSRTVTHGRNMAGARALMRASGVASADIGKPIVAVANSFTEFVPGHTHLAPVGRIVSEAIHAAGAVPREFNTIAVDDGIAMGHGGMLYSLPSRDLIADSVEYMVEAHCADALICISNCDKITPGMLMAAMRLNIPTVFVSGGPMEAGKATLVDGTVRKLDLINAIADAVNENVSDEDILRIEENACPTCGSCSGMFTANSMNCLTEAIGLSLPGNGSVLATHTARRALYENAARTVVDITKRYYEGDDESVLPRSIATRAAFENAMALDIAMGGSTNTILHLLAAAQEAELDYDLKDIDEVSRRVPCLAKVAPNVAPGGTYYMEDVHRAGGIPAILGELYRAGLLNEDVHTVHSPGIKEWLGTWDVRGGSPSEEAVELWHAAPGCKRSAEAFSQSERWETLDLDAAGGCIRDFEHAYSKDGGLAVLRGNLAEDGCVVKTAGVDESIWTFEGPAVVCESQDEAVDKILRKEIKEGDVVVIRYEGPRGGPGMQEMLYPTSFLKGRGLGKACALVTDGRFSGGTSGLSIGHASPEAASGGTIALVEDGDRIRIDIPGRSIELLVDDATLAARRDALGGVYAPKNRERKVSAALRAYAAMATSADKGAVRDVSRLG; via the coding sequence ATGCCCGAGCTGAGGTCCCGCACTGTCACCCACGGCCGCAACATGGCGGGCGCCCGTGCCCTTATGCGGGCTTCGGGCGTAGCCAGCGCGGACATCGGCAAGCCGATCGTCGCGGTCGCCAACTCCTTCACCGAGTTCGTGCCGGGCCACACCCACCTGGCGCCGGTCGGCCGGATCGTCTCCGAGGCGATCCACGCGGCGGGCGCGGTGCCGCGCGAGTTCAACACCATCGCGGTCGACGACGGCATCGCGATGGGCCACGGCGGCATGCTGTACTCGCTGCCTTCGCGCGACCTGATCGCCGACTCGGTCGAGTACATGGTCGAGGCGCACTGCGCGGACGCGCTGATCTGCATCTCCAACTGCGACAAGATCACCCCTGGCATGCTGATGGCCGCGATGCGCCTGAACATCCCGACGGTCTTCGTCTCAGGTGGCCCCATGGAGGCGGGCAAGGCCACCCTGGTCGACGGCACCGTCCGCAAGCTCGACCTGATCAACGCCATCGCCGACGCGGTCAACGAGAACGTGTCGGACGAGGACATTCTCCGTATCGAGGAGAACGCCTGCCCGACGTGCGGCTCCTGTTCCGGCATGTTCACCGCCAACTCGATGAACTGCCTGACCGAGGCGATCGGCCTGTCCCTGCCGGGCAACGGCTCGGTGCTGGCCACCCACACCGCCCGCCGCGCCCTCTACGAGAACGCCGCCCGCACGGTCGTGGACATCACCAAGCGCTACTACGAGGGCGACGACGAGTCCGTCCTGCCGCGCTCCATCGCGACCCGCGCCGCGTTCGAGAACGCGATGGCCCTCGACATCGCCATGGGCGGCTCCACCAACACGATCCTGCACCTGCTCGCCGCCGCCCAGGAGGCCGAGCTGGACTACGACCTGAAGGACATCGACGAGGTCTCGCGCCGCGTCCCGTGCCTGGCCAAGGTCGCCCCGAACGTCGCTCCCGGCGGTACGTACTACATGGAGGACGTGCACCGCGCCGGCGGCATCCCCGCCATCCTCGGCGAGCTCTACCGGGCGGGCCTGCTCAACGAGGACGTCCACACCGTCCACTCGCCCGGCATCAAGGAATGGCTCGGCACGTGGGACGTGCGCGGCGGCTCCCCGTCCGAGGAGGCCGTGGAGCTGTGGCACGCGGCACCCGGCTGCAAGCGGTCGGCCGAGGCGTTCTCGCAGTCCGAGCGCTGGGAGACCCTCGACCTGGACGCGGCCGGCGGCTGCATCCGCGACTTCGAGCACGCGTACTCCAAGGACGGCGGCCTCGCCGTGCTGAGGGGCAACCTCGCAGAGGACGGCTGCGTCGTGAAGACCGCGGGCGTCGACGAGTCGATCTGGACCTTCGAAGGCCCCGCCGTCGTCTGCGAGTCGCAGGACGAGGCCGTAGACAAGATCCTCCGCAAGGAGATCAAGGAGGGCGACGTCGTCGTCATCCGGTACGAAGGTCCGCGCGGCGGCCCCGGTATGCAGGAGATGCTCTACCCGACGTCCTTCCTCAAGGGCCGCGGCCTCGGCAAGGCCTGCGCCCTGGTGACGGACGGCCGTTTCTCCGGCGGTACGTCGGGCCTGTCGATCGGCCACGCCTCCCCGGAGGCCGCGTCCGGCGGCACCATCGCGCTCGTCGAGGACGGCGACCGGATCCGCATCGACATCCCCGGCCGCTCGATCGAACTGCTCGTCGACGACGCCACGCTGGCGGCCCGCCGAGACGCCCTGGGCGGCGTGTACGCGCCGAAGAACCGCGAGCGCAAGGTCTCGGCCGCGCTGCGCGCGTACGCGGCGATGGCGACCAGCGCCGACAAGGGAGCCGTCCGGGACGTCTCCAGGCTGGGCTGA
- a CDS encoding Ppx/GppA phosphatase family protein gives MRLGVLDIGSNTVHLLVVDAHPGARPQPAHSHKADLRLAELLDESGAIGPHGVDRLVSTVLDALQAAEDKGCEEVLPFATSAVREATNADAVLSRVKAETGVDLTVLTGEEEARLTFLAARRWFGWSAGKLLVIDIGGGSLEIAYGIDEEPDAAVSLPLGAGRLTASLLPGDPPDPLDVKSLRRHVRTEIARTVGEFSRFGRPDHIVATSKTFKQLARIAGAARSAEGLYIQRVLSRASLVDWVPKLSAMTAEQRAGLPGVSPGRARQLLAGALVAEGAMDLFGAEELEICPWALREGVILRWLDHLPTS, from the coding sequence ATGAGACTCGGAGTCCTCGACATCGGTTCGAACACAGTTCACCTGCTGGTGGTGGACGCGCACCCCGGCGCCCGCCCGCAGCCCGCCCACTCGCACAAGGCCGATCTGCGCCTCGCCGAACTTCTCGACGAGAGCGGCGCCATCGGTCCGCACGGTGTCGACAGGCTGGTCAGCACCGTCCTCGACGCGTTGCAGGCCGCTGAGGACAAGGGCTGCGAGGAGGTGCTGCCCTTCGCGACCTCCGCGGTGCGCGAGGCCACCAACGCGGATGCGGTGCTCTCCCGGGTGAAGGCGGAGACCGGAGTCGATCTGACCGTGCTCACCGGTGAGGAGGAGGCTCGGCTCACGTTTCTCGCGGCCCGCCGATGGTTCGGCTGGTCGGCCGGAAAGCTGCTGGTCATCGACATCGGCGGCGGTTCGCTGGAGATCGCCTACGGCATCGACGAGGAACCCGACGCCGCCGTCTCGCTGCCGCTCGGAGCCGGCCGGCTGACCGCGTCGCTGCTTCCCGGGGATCCGCCCGACCCGCTGGACGTGAAGTCCCTGCGCCGCCATGTGCGCACCGAGATCGCCAGGACGGTCGGTGAATTCAGCCGCTTCGGCAGGCCGGACCACATCGTCGCCACCTCCAAGACCTTCAAGCAGCTGGCCCGGATCGCGGGCGCGGCGCGCTCCGCGGAGGGGCTCTACATCCAGCGCGTACTGAGTCGTGCGTCACTTGTGGACTGGGTGCCCAAGCTCTCCGCCATGACGGCCGAGCAGCGGGCGGGCCTGCCGGGCGTGTCCCCGGGCCGCGCCCGGCAGCTGCTGGCAGGAGCCCTTGTCGCCGAGGGCGCGATGGACCTCTTCGGGGCCGAGGAGCTGGAGATCTGCCCCTGGGCGCTGCGCGAAGGCGTCATCCTGCGGTGGCTCGACCATCTGCCGACGTCGTAG
- a CDS encoding class I SAM-dependent methyltransferase, with the protein MTEPDTASREARALRALSFDTAAAQYDAARPGYPPALFDAIEEITGHPLKGCRAVDVGAGTGIATRLLRDRGADVTAVEPGPGMASQLLRSLPGVALVLGSGDALPLADASADLITYAQAFHWTDPERSVPEAMRVLRPGGALALWWNVADPDVPWIAAQDERLRRRLSGGAHGRPGRARELPDGMERLDRRVHWTRQVDVETHLANLGSHSAFLVLGEQAAAAFLEQERAELLKVFPDGVVEEAYAVDLTVTLRAPDPSTVQEPSSTV; encoded by the coding sequence ATGACGGAGCCCGACACCGCCTCCCGCGAGGCCCGTGCGCTGCGTGCGCTCTCCTTCGACACGGCCGCGGCCCAGTACGACGCGGCCCGCCCCGGCTATCCGCCCGCCCTCTTCGATGCGATCGAGGAGATCACGGGCCACCCGCTCAAGGGCTGCCGTGCCGTGGACGTCGGCGCGGGCACCGGAATCGCCACCCGGCTGCTGCGCGACCGCGGCGCCGATGTCACCGCCGTGGAGCCCGGCCCCGGTATGGCGTCCCAGCTGCTCCGCTCGCTGCCCGGCGTCGCGCTGGTCCTGGGCAGCGGCGACGCCCTGCCTCTCGCCGATGCGAGCGCCGATCTGATCACCTACGCCCAGGCCTTTCACTGGACCGACCCGGAGCGTTCGGTGCCGGAGGCCATGCGGGTGCTGCGCCCCGGCGGCGCGCTGGCACTGTGGTGGAACGTCGCCGACCCGGACGTCCCTTGGATCGCCGCCCAGGACGAGCGGCTGCGCCGCCGCCTGAGCGGTGGGGCGCACGGCCGCCCGGGGCGCGCCAGGGAACTGCCGGACGGCATGGAGCGTCTGGATCGCCGGGTGCACTGGACCCGGCAGGTCGATGTCGAAACCCATCTCGCCAACCTCGGCAGCCACTCCGCATTCCTGGTGCTGGGCGAGCAGGCGGCAGCCGCCTTCCTGGAGCAGGAGCGTGCCGAACTGCTCAAAGTCTTCCCGGACGGGGTCGTCGAGGAGGCGTACGCCGTGGACCTCACTGTCACACTCCGGGCGCCCGATCCGTCCACGGTGCAGGAGCCGTCGTCCACGGTCTAG